A window of Thermoproteus sp. genomic DNA:
ATGTCGAAGAGCTTTATGGTCGACGTCATGTGCCTCGCTATGTCGTATACGAGGTCCTCCCTCACCACGCCCAGGAGGTCGTTCCTCACGTACTGGACAAACTCCTCCGGCTTGGGGTCGTCTGGATCTGTGGTGAAGACGCCGAGATTCGTCGCGCTGAGGCCCATGCCCACGGCGCCGCTCTTCTCCAGATTGGCCTTCTCCACGAGCGTCACCTTACATTTGCCGCGGCACCAGTACTTGGCCTCGAAGACCGCTCCGCATCCCGCCATCCCGCCGCCAACCACCAATATGTCGGTCTCTACGACCTTAGTGGGGAAGTGGAGCGACATATCACTTAGAGCCCTGTTGTTTCGCCTTGATTATACTGCCCACGATCCTCACTGGCTGTTTGGGCTTGGGTAGCTCCGGGAAGCCCAGAAACTCGGGGTTGTCCTCAAGCGCCAATAGCTCCGAGTCTAAGTCCTGTCTCTCCGGGAAATCGGTCGCGCCTTTGGCGGAGCCCCAGGGCGTCGTGCGTATCGGCGACGCGAAGTCGTAGACCGTGCCGTCCCTAAAGACGATGCGCCAGTAAATGATGTTCTTCTTTGTGTCCCTGACAACGCCAACCCTAGCCCCGAGGGGGGCGAAGTCGGCGTAGGGCCTTACGTCCACCGCATGTTCGGGGCAGTACTTGACGCAGTTCAGACACTCGGCGCAGGAGGCCGGATCTGCGTTGTAGGCCTTACGAAGTTTCGGGTTGTACTGCATATTGTCGGCGGGACATATGTCTACGCACTTGCCGCATCCCTTACATAGAGAGGCATAGACAAATGTGGGCATAGAGCGACCCCCTCTGCATTTTTAAAGCACTATTAACAGTGAGGTGGAAATAACGGCTTTAATGCGGCCCTTCTAGGGTGCCATGTCTTCGCCCACGGGCGGCTTGGTACAGCCCTGCGGGCCTTACGTCTGCGTCCAATCGCCAGTGGACTGGACCGCCATAGACATATTGGCCGCCATAACTGTAGTCTGGATCATATTCACCTTTTGGTACAAGGGGGTGAGGCAGTACAACATCTTGAGGTACCCCCAGATAGAGATGTTGATACCGTACCCAGAATGGGAGAAGAGGCTGGTGGACGAAAAGCCTCCCATCGGGGCCGGGAGGGCCGTAGCGCTGTTCTTCAAGACCCTATTCGTGGACGTATTGGCCATGGAAATCCTCAAGTGTGAATATGGGAAATCCGAGGCGGAGGTCGTGAGGACCAGGGTCGCCAAACGCGCGGCGAAGTTGCTCATGGTGTGGGGCTTCATATTCGCCGGAGTCGCCACCACCGTGGCGTACTTCACGTTTCCCCACAATATGATAGTACTGAACCTCACAGATCCCGCCAGGATCTCGGGGATGCTGGGCGGCATTCTCATGATTGTGGGCTCGGCCATATGGCTTGCGGTGAGATATAGGGAGGTGAACTATAGGGACATGTGGGACCTCTTGGGCGCCGACTATCTGCCATTGATGGTGTTGCTCATAGGGGTCTCCGGCTTTGTGCTACAGGCGGCCATCTGGCTCTGGGCCTACAATCCGAACACGGCCACCACGGCCTTTCTCTACTTCGCCATACATTTCCACGCGATCCCCGTGGCGCTCTTCTTCTGGGCCTTCTTCTGGACGAAGGCCGACCACATAATATATCGGTTCTTCTGGCGCATATACGAATACGCCGATAAGGAGCTCGCAGGTGCCAGGACGCGCTTGCCGCCAACCACCTTAAAGCCCCTAAATAGGACAGGCAAAGAGATACCTCCCGGCTATTGACTATTGTAGCACAAGTGGTAATAAGTCTTTTAATTAAAATTGAGGAGACGCCTTTATGTTGATAGAACCCCACGGGGGGAAGTTGGTCTATCGCGTCGTCGACGATAGGGACAAGGCGGCCTCTATGGCGGCGGGGTTGACCAAATTGGAGGTAGAGCCGACGTTGGGCCCCGACGGGGCGCCTATCCGAAATCCCTACCGCGAGGTGATGTCTATCGCATATGGGTTCTTCAGCCCCGTGGAGGGCTTCATGACACGCAACGAGGTGGACTCCATAATTAGGGAGAGGAGGCTCCTCAACGGCTGGCTCTTCCCCTTCCCCCTCATCTTTGACGTCGATGAGGACAGATGGAGGGCGGCAGGTCTCAAGGAGGGGGACCGGGCGTTGCTCACGCTCAAGGGGAGGCCCTTCGCGGTCCTCGACGTCGAGGAGGTCTACAAGCTCGGCGACAGGAAGGAGCTCGCAGACGCGGTCTTCGGCACACCTGACAAAAACGGGGAGGTAGTCAAGAAGAGGTTTGACGAGAAGCACCCAGGGTGGCTCATATACCGCATGTTGAGGCCCCTCGCCGTCGCCGGGAAGGTGACTGTGGTCAACCCGCCGAAGTTCAAAGAGCCCTACGGCCGCTTCTGGTATCCGCCCCACGCCTCCCGCAAGCTGATAGAGGAGAGGGGATGGAAGATAGTCGTGGCCCACCAGACCCGCAACGTGCCTCACATCGGCCACGAGATGCTCATGAAGAGGGCCATGTTCGTGGCGGGCGGCGACAGGCCGGGCGACGCGGTGTTGG
This region includes:
- the aprB gene encoding adenylyl-sulfate reductase subunit beta yields the protein MPTFVYASLCKGCGKCVDICPADNMQYNPKLRKAYNADPASCAECLNCVKYCPEHAVDVRPYADFAPLGARVGVVRDTKKNIIYWRIVFRDGTVYDFASPIRTTPWGSAKGATDFPERQDLDSELLALEDNPEFLGFPELPKPKQPVRIVGSIIKAKQQGSK
- the sat gene encoding sulfate adenylyltransferase, with the translated sequence MLIEPHGGKLVYRVVDDRDKAASMAAGLTKLEVEPTLGPDGAPIRNPYREVMSIAYGFFSPVEGFMTRNEVDSIIRERRLLNGWLFPFPLIFDVDEDRWRAAGLKEGDRALLTLKGRPFAVLDVEEVYKLGDRKELADAVFGTPDKNGEVVKKRFDEKHPGWLIYRMLRPLAVAGKVTVVNPPKFKEPYGRFWYPPHASRKLIEERGWKIVVAHQTRNVPHIGHEMLMKRAMFVAGGDRPGDAVLVNAIIGAKRPGDYVDEAILEGHEALNKYGYFHPQRHVVTMTLWDMRYGNPLESLLHGIIRQNMGATHHMFGRDHAATGDYYDPYATQILWTKGLPSYGINAPPHEVDKGLKIRPVNLGEFAYCPKCGEYTYLGISYGGHKEAPLCGHEPERISGSFLRGIIIEGLRPPKVVMRPEVYDVIVKWWKVYGYPFVTDRYLKIKERELEVEL